Proteins encoded within one genomic window of Heliomicrobium undosum:
- a CDS encoding DedA family protein, producing MSELIKVIEVFLTQIVTYLNSFGYAGVVIGMAIESACIPLPSEIIMPMAGFMAYQGSITLFGAAMAGTVGNVIGSLAAYYAGRALGEEFLFKYFGWLISRKEFNMAQRWFDKYGDAAIFISRLLPVIRTFISLPAGIAKMDVKKFTLYTFIGSFPWCYGLAYIGYVLGENWQSIRKYGHDIDIVIIAVIGLIGAFWLWHKFKDYREGRAELNRKD from the coding sequence TTGAGTGAACTGATCAAAGTCATCGAGGTCTTCCTGACCCAAATCGTCACCTATCTCAACTCCTTCGGCTACGCCGGCGTCGTCATCGGCATGGCCATCGAGAGCGCCTGCATCCCCTTGCCGTCGGAGATCATTATGCCCATGGCCGGTTTCATGGCCTATCAGGGCTCAATCACCCTCTTCGGCGCCGCCATGGCCGGCACGGTGGGCAACGTCATCGGCTCCCTGGCCGCCTACTACGCCGGGCGCGCCCTCGGGGAGGAGTTTCTCTTCAAATACTTCGGCTGGCTCATCTCCCGCAAGGAATTCAACATGGCTCAGCGCTGGTTTGACAAGTACGGCGACGCGGCCATCTTCATCAGCCGCCTCCTGCCGGTCATCCGCACCTTCATCTCCCTGCCGGCCGGCATCGCCAAGATGGATGTGAAGAAGTTCACCCTCTATACCTTTATCGGCTCCTTCCCCTGGTGCTACGGCCTCGCCTACATCGGCTACGTCCTTGGCGAGAACTGGCAGTCCATCCGCAAGTACGGCCATGACATCGACATCGTCATCATCGCCGTCATCGGCCTCATCGGCGCTTTTTGGCTCTGGCACAAGTTCAAGGACTACCGGGAGGGCCGGGCGGAACTGAATCGCAAGGACTGA
- the leuS gene encoding leucine--tRNA ligase yields MQERYDYQQIEQKWQKHWADTDMFRLQQEEGRPKYYCLEMFPYPSGNLHMGHVRVYSIGDVVARFKTMQGYNVLHPMGWDAFGLPAENAAIKHKVPPADWTWSNIANMRRQLQSMGISYDWEREVATCHPDYYKWTQWLFLQLYKAGLAYKKKANVNWCPDCATVLANEQVVDGLCERCDATVEKKALEQWFFRITDYAQRLLDDLNKLPGWPDKVKTMQENWIGRSEGVEADFALENPVGGVDKLTVYTTRQDTIFGVTYMVLAPEHPAVEALVSGNPREAELRAFIKKVLSQSEMDRTANDTEKEGVFTGHYCINPLTGDKVAVYLANYVLVDYGTGAVMGVPAHDQRDFEFATKYNIPMKVVIQPEGLPDLDVEEMDHAYEEEGRLVHSGEFDGLINTQALDVIADKLEREGKGVRKVKYRLRDWLISRQRYWGAPIPVIYCEKCGEVAVPDEQLPVMLPTDVEFTPSGESPLTTRPDFYECACPQCGGKGRRETDTMDTFVCSSWYFLRYCTPKDKDHAFLQEDVDYWMNVDQYIGGVEHAILHLMYARFFTKVLYDLKLVKVEEPFENLLTQGMVLMGGSKMSKSKGNTVSPEEIIAKYGADTARLFILFAAPPERDLEWSDRGVEGAHRFLHRVWRLVHAYSEQIAGVPGTLVGSDLSSLNGDDRELVRVAHYTVKKLTEDIGQRFNFNTAVSAIMEMVNHLYQYKDKVPAEQQNIPLVKDALARLVLVLAPFAPHVCEELWQVIGGGESVYKQPWPSYDEQALVRDEVEVVVQINGKVREKLQVANGLDGEALKAKALETEKVQALIAGKSVVKVITVPNKLVNIVVK; encoded by the coding sequence ATGCAAGAACGCTACGACTACCAGCAGATCGAGCAAAAATGGCAAAAGCACTGGGCAGACACGGACATGTTCCGCCTCCAGCAGGAGGAAGGCCGGCCCAAATACTACTGCCTGGAGATGTTCCCCTACCCCTCGGGAAACCTGCACATGGGCCATGTGCGCGTCTACTCCATCGGCGACGTCGTCGCCCGCTTCAAAACCATGCAAGGCTACAACGTACTGCACCCCATGGGCTGGGACGCCTTCGGCCTGCCCGCCGAAAACGCCGCCATCAAGCATAAGGTGCCCCCGGCAGACTGGACCTGGAGCAACATCGCCAACATGCGCCGCCAGCTCCAGTCCATGGGCATCTCCTATGACTGGGAGCGGGAAGTGGCCACCTGCCACCCCGACTACTACAAATGGACCCAGTGGCTCTTCTTGCAGCTCTACAAGGCCGGCCTGGCCTACAAGAAAAAGGCCAACGTCAACTGGTGCCCCGACTGCGCCACCGTCCTCGCCAACGAGCAGGTCGTCGACGGCCTCTGCGAGCGTTGCGACGCCACCGTCGAGAAAAAAGCCCTGGAGCAGTGGTTTTTCCGCATCACCGACTACGCCCAGCGCCTCCTGGACGATCTGAACAAACTGCCCGGCTGGCCCGACAAGGTCAAGACGATGCAGGAAAACTGGATCGGTCGCTCCGAAGGCGTCGAGGCCGACTTCGCATTGGAAAACCCCGTCGGCGGCGTGGACAAGCTGACCGTCTACACGACCCGCCAGGACACCATCTTCGGCGTCACCTACATGGTGCTGGCGCCGGAGCATCCCGCCGTGGAAGCCTTGGTGAGCGGCAACCCCCGCGAGGCGGAGCTGCGCGCCTTCATCAAAAAAGTCCTCAGCCAGAGCGAGATGGACCGCACGGCGAACGACACGGAAAAAGAGGGCGTCTTCACCGGCCACTACTGCATCAACCCGCTGACCGGCGACAAAGTGGCCGTCTACCTGGCCAACTACGTCCTCGTCGATTACGGCACCGGCGCCGTCATGGGCGTGCCGGCCCACGACCAGCGCGACTTTGAGTTCGCCACCAAATACAACATCCCCATGAAAGTGGTCATCCAGCCCGAGGGCCTGCCCGACCTGGACGTGGAGGAAATGGACCACGCCTATGAAGAGGAAGGCCGCTTGGTCCACTCGGGCGAGTTCGACGGCCTGATCAACACGCAAGCCCTCGACGTCATCGCCGACAAGCTGGAGCGGGAAGGCAAGGGCGTCCGCAAGGTCAAATATCGCCTGCGCGACTGGCTGATCTCGCGCCAGCGCTACTGGGGCGCGCCGATCCCCGTCATCTACTGCGAAAAGTGCGGTGAAGTGGCCGTCCCCGACGAACAGCTCCCGGTCATGCTGCCCACCGACGTGGAGTTCACCCCCTCCGGCGAATCGCCCCTGACCACCCGGCCCGACTTCTACGAGTGCGCCTGCCCGCAGTGCGGCGGCAAAGGCCGGCGCGAGACGGACACGATGGACACCTTCGTCTGCTCCAGTTGGTACTTCCTGCGCTACTGCACGCCGAAGGACAAAGACCACGCCTTCTTACAAGAGGACGTGGACTACTGGATGAACGTGGACCAGTACATCGGCGGCGTCGAACACGCCATCCTGCACCTCATGTACGCCCGCTTCTTCACCAAAGTCCTCTACGACCTGAAACTGGTCAAGGTCGAAGAGCCCTTTGAAAACCTGCTCACCCAGGGCATGGTCCTCATGGGCGGCTCCAAGATGTCCAAATCGAAGGGCAACACGGTCAGCCCCGAAGAGATCATCGCCAAATACGGCGCCGACACGGCCCGCCTCTTCATCCTCTTCGCCGCCCCGCCCGAGCGGGACCTGGAGTGGAGCGATCGCGGCGTCGAAGGCGCCCACCGCTTCCTGCACCGCGTCTGGCGGCTCGTTCACGCTTATAGCGAGCAAATCGCCGGCGTGCCGGGGACGCTGGTGGGGAGCGACCTCTCCAGCCTAAACGGCGACGACCGCGAACTGGTCCGGGTGGCCCACTACACCGTGAAAAAACTGACCGAAGACATCGGCCAGCGCTTCAACTTCAACACGGCCGTCTCGGCGATCATGGAGATGGTCAACCACCTCTACCAGTACAAAGACAAGGTTCCCGCCGAACAGCAGAACATCCCCCTCGTCAAAGACGCCCTGGCCCGCCTCGTCCTCGTCCTGGCCCCCTTTGCCCCACACGTCTGCGAAGAACTGTGGCAGGTCATCGGCGGAGGCGAGTCGGTCTACAAACAGCCCTGGCCCAGCTACGACGAACAAGCCCTCGTCCGGGATGAAGTGGAAGTGGTCGTCCAGATCAACGGCAAGGTCCGTGAGAAGTTGCAAGTGGCCAATGGATTGGATGGGGAAGCGTTGAAGGCGAAGGCGCTGGAGACGGAGAAGGTACAGGCTCTGATCGCGGGGAAGAGTGTGGTTAAGGTGATTACGGTGCCGAATAAATTGGTGAATATTGTGGTAAAGTAA
- a CDS encoding class I SAM-dependent DNA methyltransferase, whose product MYELLAGVYDRLMADVNYDDWVDFTEGVFSRYGLQPATVLDLACGTGAITERLLKRGYRVVGVDLSPDMLAVCADRHEEDLERGQLLLLNQDMRRLEYPRQVEAIVCFLDGLNYLPSVEDLTQTLGRVAKTLAPGGVLVADLHTEHKLSTVLGNETFTEIREDLAYIWSNYYSPVTRMVEMDLLFFVARPDGLYERFEESHYQVWYTREEIESAVAAAGLTLEGLYGDLSGNAPSETSERFYLVARKTVE is encoded by the coding sequence ATGTATGAACTCCTGGCCGGTGTTTACGACCGGCTGATGGCCGATGTCAACTACGACGACTGGGTGGACTTCACCGAAGGCGTCTTTTCCCGCTACGGGCTCCAACCGGCCACCGTCCTCGACCTCGCCTGCGGGACCGGCGCCATCACCGAGCGCCTGCTCAAGCGGGGCTACCGCGTCGTCGGCGTTGACCTCTCACCGGACATGCTGGCCGTCTGCGCCGACCGCCATGAGGAAGACCTGGAGCGGGGCCAACTGCTCCTCCTAAACCAGGACATGCGTCGCCTCGAATACCCCCGGCAGGTCGAGGCCATCGTCTGCTTTCTCGACGGCTTAAACTACCTTCCTTCCGTCGAGGATCTAACCCAGACGCTAGGCCGCGTAGCCAAAACGCTCGCGCCGGGCGGCGTGCTGGTGGCCGACTTGCATACAGAACATAAGCTGTCGACGGTGCTTGGTAACGAAACTTTTACCGAAATCCGGGAGGATCTGGCCTACATCTGGTCAAATTACTATTCTCCAGTCACCCGCATGGTGGAGATGGACCTGCTCTTCTTCGTCGCCCGCCCGGACGGCCTCTATGAACGCTTTGAAGAGAGCCACTATCAGGTGTGGTACACCCGCGAGGAGATCGAAAGCGCCGTCGCCGCCGCCGGCCTCACCCTGGAAGGGCTCTACGGCGACCTCTCCGGCAATGCCCCATCGGAGACAAGCGAGCGATTCTACCTGGTGGCCCGGAAAACAGTCGAATAG